attaaaattacttgAAGATCTATTCCGCCTACGCACGATACAGTTTGTCCCGCTTTGCACAGTAACCACGGAATTCTTggcagaaaacgaaaaaaaaaacgcagacgCGCATTTTCCTTTACCTTTTTCTCCATTACTTGACTTATTTTGCTCTAAATCAGTACATATAGGCATCGATCGATTCCTCATGACGAAGTCTATCTATTCACTTTATTTCGAGGTCTGAAGAGCTTTTACAAAAGCACTTACTTTCCAAATTACCAGcgggtatagtcgggtcaaaacgacgtgaatcacgagtgtagttgcggtgcatttgcgtacgcgcccgaagcgacgcggtggaggcaacagttgggaccgagttgggaccgccGCAAATTGCGGCGTTGGGTGgcgccagcaagggtttcaccacgctcctagccgctacgctccgccgaagcgcctcgagagaagccgcgtacgcaattgcgtacgtacttcatgtcgtcgtgaccctactatacgaaTTAGGGGATAAAGCTCAGAGATAAATGCGGCTTGAGGATATCTGGACGTTCAGATGTTCAGCAAGAGCCACGGAAATCGAGCTTTTGCGAAATGAGCAAAAGTTATTCCTCAGTTGCTCTCCTTAACCCCAACTTCATCTTTCATAGTTTGCTAATTCCGACTTCGCATCtcggagagaagagaaaattataaaaaaaagctaccaCGCTCGTAGACTGAAACATTTAACAAAGGTCACTGGTAGCTgctaaaaaaatccatgtaaTGAAAAAGAGCAAGGTTGTGTATTTGATCTCGAAATAGCCATGTATTTCTTTCGgaaaagaacttttgaaaTCGGGATTTTGTCAAAGATAGATGGTTCTCTGATAAAATCTCGTCCTAAATCTTTGTGTCTGGGAAAACAAGTCTTTTAATCAACTTGAAAAGCCCCACTTCCGCCAAGTTctgaaaatcttaaaattttcgaaagcGCATAAAGGGGGGCACCGAAAAGTTCATGATAACGACTATTTTACAGATATTTAACTTATATTACTTCACTCTTACCGTATTTTTATTGCAGCAAATGTCATACATACTCAAGGGAAAAAATGGATCCacgctctgttttttttttgttttctggcgAAGAATTACCGTGGCTAGTGTAGTATcgctcaaaatttttttttagaaaaagtgcTAAGGTTTTTattccaagaagaaaacaatcaaaagcGTTTTCTGGCAAGTCGGGAAATATTCAACACTCTGTCCTCAGCAGTAACAATTATGTATCGAAATTAGTTTGTATTAtcaaaaataaagggaaaaacaCCCCGCAAATCCTGGAAACAGAGGATCATAACCAAATTGGGAGCACTAAAAGCCTCTTGTAGACTCTGACATCTAGATTTTATCAATAAATTTCACTTCCTCACATGCACGATATTGAGGAGCTGAAAGGTCGTAAAGCGAATTTAATTACTCGTGCAGGTGGAGGGATTTGCTTTATCGGTTAATTGCATCAGTAGTCCACTTTGTGTAGTTTCGTATCGTCAATAATACTGGTTGGCTACTACAATACATACTACTATATGAAATATATACTACAATGTAGTGCTTGGCTACAATAACATATAATAAACCCTGGTAACGCAGCGATATAACATAGGATATAGTAACAGTAGTTTGCAAATGGTTGTTTTGGTGCGTAAACAGATCCCTTTGCTGTAGTGCTCCTGAGGCTTCCGATTCTATTCTTAAAAACTACATCGTGAAcctcataaaaaaataaaatgtctggtgttaatcttgggatgcgccatcaggttcacttcaattcagaatcaattcaggttcacgaacgtgttactggcctacacaatgactttcgggggCTAACCGAtaggtcaagtcagtgttttcaccctgccaggcaagtctggtagcaaCGTATTCGGGGCGGGACGAAAGGCTTTGTTGGCATTCActggagcggattcgaacctctgatctatcgtgtagacagcggaacctcttaccgactgcgctacacccgctcccTGAACTTCATATTCTTTCCAATGAAATGCAGCAGCGAACGTTTCTTCTAGCGCTTCCGCTAAATCAAAATGTCTAAGCGCTTAGGAGGTCCCAATTTATAGACGATAGGGATTATCCACAGACATGTATAAGTGAGGACATGCATGGCATTCGCAAAAGCATTCTCTGGTTCCTGATTTATTGAAAAACGTGAAGCGAGCGGACCACCGCAGTTAGGTTGTCTGTTTTGGTGTTGGAGAATTTTTCCTATCAGAAAGCGACTTAGAAGGTATTGATTTGAAAATATCGCTATCGAGTACTCAATAAGAGGTGAATGTGACAAACATGAGCTCGAGATCACTGGTCGCTAATATGATTTGTAAAGTTTGGCTGCTTTCTTAACAGTGTGACTTGAAAGAgacgaatttaattttttagtgCTCGAaatccaataataataataaataatctacacaagtttattatttttattgatataTTTGGAGAGTGTGGTGGGTGTAGCGCGGTCGGAAAGAGGCTCCGCTTTTTCTATACGATcgatcgacggttcgaaaccgctctggtaccaaccaagcctttccttttttcccccaGAGATCGATGAATTGacaccagacttgtttggaaaaataaaaacactgacttcatacGTCACCTTCAATCTCCATAGAAATTTATCAACGccatgcactttatccttcatccttgtAAATTCAGAGGCAGGTAGTAGTACAACTAGGTAAGATTAAATACAAATGATTGGTATGAAAAGACACACCTGTTGGAAATCCTTGCTTCCTTTGCACAACTCGACAACGGCTCCACACGTTTCCACTTCGCGGCGGCTTTGATGAGTTTGTTAGCATTAAGCACACCGAACCCAAAGTACCGTGAAAAACGATGTCCTTAACAATAAAACTCTGTGGTGAGTGTTGTCTTTGTAGCGAAAAGGTCCTATTCTACGCAATTCTGCAAGAATCACAGGTAGTTTCCCTTTTACAGAGAAGGAACTTATTACGGACTATCGTACCAGCGCCATTAGTAATCCAGTGAATTGGCGACTCTCTCGCAAGTTGTTCGCTCTCACTTGTGTATACGACCAGGTGTTGTACATCTCTCTGCGACAAAAGTGgactaaagaaaaattgtccTGAGCTGACAAATTTGGAAGAATCACCCAACCATTACTTTGCTTCCACAGCTAACGCCAGTATGGCTGCACCAAGCGGAGCTGCTGCGGAGGATCCGGAAAAAGAAGAGCATTTGTTGTCGACGTCAGTGGAAATCTAAATAGTTATCATAATATTCTTGAATTGTACTAGGAGCAACTTTTAACTGTAAGCACCATGCCGTTCGAAGTTCTAGGTCCTTCGATTACGGCAGCCATAACAGCACTACATCCTTCCGCATACCAAGCAGGTGCTCCAGATGAAGTCGCTACTCCAAAGGTAATCTACAACCTTCATCTTTTCACGTCTTTAAGATGTCTCAAATCCTATACACTACGACCGTGTGCATGTTGCTAGCGTATCCGTCCATTGCACAATCATCCTCTTCCAGTCCGCCGTTGCCGCTCGCCCAGACATAAAGTGAGCCCAGTCCACGACGACCCTGTAGTTATTGGTTAGaagtaaatgaagaaatgcaTTAATATGCAACGTCCTTCTCGAATTGAAACAATTTAGCACAAAACTTATTTGCCGAACATAAAGAATGTTATTATCGAATTCTTTGTGAGCAGTAACCAATAAGTAGACGTAGTACATATAATCATCATCATGAAGTTTGACATATACATCTTCCGAGGAatatttcgcaaaaaaattcGCGAGCATAGGAATGTTGTAATATGCTCTCTAAAGTCTCAAGTCTATTAGGCAGAAATATTAAGAATAAGCGTTTATCTAGACTAGCTGGCTAGGTACGATTCACAAACGCTATATAATGTAAGTGAATAGTGTCAATGTTGACTTCGCACCAGCTGAGGTCATTTCCGTGCCCGTACCGATTCCTTTCCGCATCTATTTCAAACACTTAGAAAGAGAGGGAACAGTATTCTTGTGGATCTGCAATCGGACAAACATATTTGAAAGGATTTCGTTTTTCAGTATCCCAGAATCCATTAAATCTGACggttggaaagaaaattgaatggGTTCCACAATTTCGCATCCTTCAGAGAAAGTTAAAATCACTTGATTGCAGTGCTACGGCGTCTAACATCTACACTCTCATTAATGCGAGATGTTCACTTGACGCCACAAGAGTCACCTTGATAACCTTTACTTCggttgttcttcgaactgaTCAAGCAGGCACCAGTAGTTCCTTCATTTATCACGATTGCGTGTAGCCGCTCAGGGTTTCTCCTtttgcgtgggacacgaagaacacctttttttgttgaaatcatTTGTAAAGAATTCGGACCTTTGAGTCGGCCCTTTGAGTTAAGGAAATTGGGGGTTTTCCCCTtttattccttaaaaaaaacaaaaatatttttttttaaacggtcCTGCTGTAGTGCGTTTGATACCACGTGGAACCGAGGCGCTCACAACTGtagtccaacggttgtcgttgaaacaCATCACGTGTCCGTCTCACATCATTTGCCATCCCTTGACAAATGCGGCAAATGTCTCTAAGCTTCGATCATTGACGTAAGATAGAACTTCGCATCCGATCTCTCAACTATATGAATCGGAATACCCGTAGcatcactttttcaactacgcgttcagtgacgctcaccgcgttttcttcctgcttgcaaaaCCCCCAGGTTTCCTAAAGCAGTACGAACGGTGGTATTGAAtcggtgagcacggagccaaGCGTTCCTAGTCTTCTTCACCAACATACTAGACGCTcaccaagccgctcgtttccccTTACCCATCTCAGAGGTCAGGTTGTCCTTCATGTTCATTCCCCGACCTCGATAAACGTATCTGGTGCATTGGGATATGACGATCCGTTGGACATAAATGAGGCATTCGAGACTTACTGGTTTCTCACAACCGTGTCTTTCACAGATGTACCTGAATACTAAagcttccacttttttgttgaatctagccagcattcgttccgaCAGGCTGATGATAGGCGTTATCAGAATGATGTCATCGCGGTTTCCACATCCACTGTAGAGAGCAATGCTTTCGAAATTGCACGTTTCCATGGATGTTTTTGTCcccatcaccttgatcaccttgactcccgttgatcttcgaactggtcgagcgggcgccagtaattcttccatttgtcccgatcgcgtgccagagtagcccagtggttcctcctttcgcgtgggacacgaagagcatcatatttttctttcaaagacttcgtgaagaaatctgaccatcgggtcggcggtcttcctgtagtgcgcttaatatcgcggggaacccagtcgctcacggctctggtccaacggttgtcatcaaagcgcatcacgtgtccggcccaccttattttactttccttggcaaacgcggcggcgtctctaatcatcgatcgctgacgtaggagggaacttcgaatcccgtccctcacttgcgtgaaacgggatactcctagcatcactctctcaattgcgcgttcaattacgctcaccgcgttttcttcctgcttgcgaaatgcccaggtttccgaagcataggtcaaagcaggaagtacggtggtgttgaaggggtgagcacggagccgggtgttcctggtcttcttcactacatcctcgatgctcttgtacgctccccaagccgctcgtctcctcctgcccagctcggggatcaggtcgttcatcatgttcagttcccgacccagataaacgtagctggtgcattcggatatgttcgttccgttgagcgtgaatggggcatccgagacccatccgttccgcatgaacatcgtcttttgtagattcagctgaagaccgatgcatccacatgtttcgtcgaattcggtcagcattcgttccgcttggctgatgttaggtgttaccagtacgatgtcatcagcaaaggcaaatggtgtagctgccgaccatcaaccttcactcccatgtcgtcccattccaactttcgcattgcgttctcgagggtggctgtgaatactttgggtgaaattgcatcaccctgtcggacccacctcttcacgtcaatgatgatgttcttgtagaatggcgaaattccggtcgtgaagttactgtacaactctcgaagtacctttatatactgagtggggacgccttggttgtccaaagcttccacgaccgcttccgtctcaaccgagtcgaaagccttctttaagtcgatgaaggtgagacagagcggcatcttgtactctcgtgatacctcgatgagtttcgaaacagtgtgaatgtggtcaatcgtgctgaatccttttcgaaaccctgcttgctcgcatggctgtccttcatccaagactttttcaatcctattaaggattactcttgtaaagagcttgtagat
The Necator americanus strain Aroian chromosome I, whole genome shotgun sequence genome window above contains:
- a CDS encoding hypothetical protein (NECATOR_CHRI.G3091.T1), with translation MLTEFDETCGCIGLQLNLQKTMFMRNGWVSDAPFTLNGTNISECTSYVYLGRELNMMNDLIPELGRRRRAAWGAYKSIEDVVKKTRNTRLRAHPFNTTVLPALTYASETWAFRKQEENAVSVIERAIERVMLGVSRFTQVRDGIRSSLLRQRSMIRDAAAFAKESKIRWAGHVMRFDDNRWTRAVSDWVPRDIKRTTGRPPTRWSDFFTKSLKEKYDALRVPRERRNHWATLARDRDKWKNYWRPLDQFEDQRESSGCGNRDDIILITPIISLSERMLARFNKKVEALVFRYICERHGCEKPGRRGLGSLYVWASGNGGLEEDDCAMDGYASNMHTITFGVATSSGAPAWYAEGCSAVMAAVIEGPRTSNGMISTDVDNKCSSFSGSSAAAPLGAAILALAVEANPLLSQRDVQHLVVYTSESEQLARESPIHWITNGAGHRFSRYFGFGVLNANKLIKAAAKWKRVEPLSSCAKEARISNSTFSPSRPLLLHMPFEGCKGTSGEVNWLERLQIDITAAHPRRGMLSLFLTSPSGTRIEVLHPRKNDNSPDGLSEWPFVSVGYWRENPQGIWKLEAFSMNHPKNTEAEGHVLAVKLTVHGTKEDPLKNNAFIH